From Streptomyces asiaticus, one genomic window encodes:
- the paaA gene encoding 1,2-phenylacetyl-CoA epoxidase subunit PaaA codes for MTTMAADAGAYEAVFDAALAADERIEPRDWMPDEYRATLVRQMAQHAHSEIIGMQPEANWITRAPSLRRKAILMAKVQDEAGHGLYLYSAAETLGTGRDELLDKLHSGRQKYSSIFNYPTLTWADVGAIGWLVDGAAITNQVPLCRCSYGPYARAMVRICKEESFHQRQGYELLLALSRGTEAQHAMAQDAVDRWWWPSLMMFGPPDDASAHSAQSMAWKIKRHSNDELRQRFVDICVPQAESLGLTLPDPELRWSEERGHYDFGPIDWDEFREVLRGNGPCNAQRINQRRRAHEEGAWVREAAAAYAAKHGEAQA; via the coding sequence ATGACGACGATGGCGGCGGACGCGGGAGCGTACGAGGCGGTGTTCGACGCCGCCCTGGCCGCGGACGAGCGCATCGAGCCGCGCGACTGGATGCCCGATGAGTACCGGGCCACGCTGGTGCGGCAGATGGCGCAGCACGCCCACTCCGAGATCATCGGCATGCAGCCGGAGGCGAACTGGATCACCCGCGCCCCCTCGCTGCGGCGCAAGGCCATCCTGATGGCCAAGGTCCAGGACGAGGCGGGCCACGGCCTGTATCTCTACAGCGCGGCGGAGACCCTGGGCACCGGCCGGGACGAGCTGCTGGACAAGCTCCACAGCGGCCGCCAGAAGTACTCCTCGATCTTCAACTACCCCACGCTGACCTGGGCCGATGTCGGCGCCATCGGCTGGCTGGTGGACGGCGCCGCGATCACCAACCAGGTCCCGCTGTGCCGCTGCTCCTACGGGCCCTACGCACGGGCGATGGTCCGCATCTGCAAGGAGGAGTCCTTCCACCAGCGCCAGGGATACGAGCTGCTGCTGGCCCTGAGCCGGGGCACCGAGGCCCAGCACGCCATGGCGCAGGACGCGGTGGACCGCTGGTGGTGGCCGTCGCTGATGATGTTCGGCCCGCCGGACGACGCCTCGGCCCACTCCGCGCAGTCGATGGCCTGGAAGATCAAGCGCCACTCCAATGACGAGCTGCGCCAGCGCTTCGTCGACATCTGCGTCCCCCAGGCCGAATCCCTCGGCCTCACCCTCCCCGACCCCGAGCTGCGCTGGAGCGAGGAGCGGGGGCATTACGACTTCGGCCCGATCGACTGGGACGAGTTCCGCGAGGTGCTGCGGGGAAACGGGCCGTGCAACGCACAGCGGATCAACCAGCGGCGCCGGGCCCACGAGGAAGGCGCCTGGGTGCGCGAGGCAGCCGCGGCGTACGCGGCCAAGCACGGGGAGGCACAGGCATGA
- the paaN gene encoding phenylacetic acid degradation protein PaaN, whose translation MTAALTTAQLTQEHRPTLDQALEAIRTRAYWSPHPEHPKAYGGEGQGGRPSLSVAEGQAAFEALRGKRFELDQPGTDGWAGSEVSPFGAEMGMEYPHPDIEVLLPAMRAGMPAWRDAGPETRAMVCLEILARIGARSHEFAQAVMHTSGQAYMMAFQAGGPHAQDRGLEAVAYAFAEQTRTPGAADWSKPQGKRDPLRLRKTFTAVPRGIALLIGCNTFPTWNGYPGLFASLATGNPVLVKPHPQAVLPLALTVQVAREVLKEAGFSPDLVALAAERPDEGIAKVLAVRPEIRIIDYTGSTAFGDWLETHARQAQVFTEKAGVNTVVIDSTDDYQGMLANLAFSLSLYSGQMCTTPQNLLIPRDGITTDAGPKTYDEVVADLAAAVDGLLGDDARASALLGAIVGPRVQERLEAAPGLGAVALASRTVAHPDFPGATVRTPLMVKADGARKFWEGADADAPYLAECFGPVSFAVAVASTEDAVALLRRTTRDKGAMTVGAYTTSPEAERLIEEACLEECAQLSLNLTGGVYVNQTAAFSDFHGTGGNPSANAALCDGAFVAGRFRMVEVRRPAE comes from the coding sequence ACCCCGAGCACCCGAAGGCTTACGGCGGCGAGGGCCAGGGCGGGCGCCCGAGCCTGAGCGTCGCCGAGGGCCAGGCGGCGTTCGAGGCGCTGCGCGGCAAGCGCTTCGAGCTGGACCAGCCGGGCACCGACGGCTGGGCGGGCTCCGAGGTCTCTCCGTTCGGAGCGGAGATGGGCATGGAGTATCCGCATCCGGACATCGAGGTGCTCCTCCCGGCGATGCGGGCGGGGATGCCCGCCTGGCGGGACGCCGGTCCCGAGACACGGGCCATGGTGTGCCTGGAGATCCTGGCTCGGATCGGCGCCCGGTCCCATGAGTTCGCCCAGGCCGTCATGCACACCAGCGGACAGGCGTACATGATGGCGTTCCAGGCGGGCGGCCCCCACGCCCAGGACCGCGGCCTGGAGGCGGTGGCGTACGCGTTCGCCGAGCAGACCCGCACTCCGGGCGCCGCCGACTGGTCCAAGCCGCAGGGCAAGCGCGACCCGCTGCGCCTGCGCAAGACGTTCACGGCCGTCCCGCGCGGTATCGCGCTGCTGATCGGCTGCAACACCTTCCCGACGTGGAACGGCTATCCGGGGCTCTTCGCCTCGCTGGCCACCGGCAATCCGGTGCTGGTCAAGCCGCACCCCCAGGCCGTTCTGCCGCTGGCGCTGACCGTCCAGGTGGCGCGCGAGGTGCTGAAGGAGGCGGGATTCAGCCCCGATCTGGTGGCGCTGGCCGCCGAGCGGCCGGACGAGGGGATCGCCAAGGTCCTCGCCGTCCGCCCCGAGATCCGAATCATCGACTACACGGGATCCACCGCCTTCGGCGACTGGCTGGAGACCCACGCCCGCCAGGCCCAGGTCTTCACGGAGAAGGCGGGGGTCAACACGGTGGTGATCGACTCCACCGACGACTACCAGGGCATGCTCGCCAATCTGGCCTTCTCCCTGTCCCTCTACAGCGGCCAGATGTGCACCACCCCGCAGAATCTGCTGATCCCCCGCGACGGCATCACCACCGACGCCGGCCCCAAGACCTATGACGAGGTGGTGGCCGACCTGGCGGCGGCGGTGGACGGGCTGCTGGGCGACGACGCACGGGCGAGCGCGCTGCTCGGCGCGATCGTGGGCCCGCGGGTCCAGGAGCGGCTGGAGGCCGCCCCCGGCCTGGGCGCGGTCGCCCTGGCCTCCCGCACGGTGGCCCACCCCGACTTCCCGGGCGCCACGGTGCGCACGCCGCTGATGGTCAAGGCGGACGGCGCGCGGAAGTTCTGGGAGGGGGCGGACGCGGACGCGCCCTATCTGGCCGAGTGCTTCGGCCCGGTCTCCTTCGCCGTCGCCGTCGCCTCCACGGAGGACGCGGTGGCACTGCTGCGCCGGACCACCCGGGACAAGGGCGCGATGACGGTCGGGGCGTACACCACCTCGCCGGAGGCGGAGCGGCTGATCGAGGAGGCGTGTCTGGAGGAGTGCGCCCAGCTGTCGCTCAACCTGACCGGTGGCGTGTATGTGAACCAGACCGCGGCCTTCTCGGACTTCCACGGCACGGGCGGCAACCCGTCGGCCAACGCCGCGCTGTGCGACGGGGCGTTCGTGGCCGGCCGCTTCCGGATGGTCGAGGTCCGCCGCCCGGCGGAGTAA
- a CDS encoding DUF5819 family protein, which translates to MADTEPEPADGEPTGPEPQEAEPTDPEPTGPEPTDPEPGGPDSAESGPAESAPDGDAAEPLTTFSLPAQLIIAVAIAVAAVAAAVHLSAAFLSVSPPNTLTKRHGAAIDDYVYPEFERVWKLFAPNPLQQNIAVQARAEIRTSAGGTATTGWRDLSAQDGAAIHHNPLPSHTQQNELRRGWEFYVGSHDVRERPQGMRGNLSEQYIRRIVMLRLGREEDGGTVERIQVRSATTPVAPPSWSDEKIDTKTVYRTLPWWTVTSDDLPEVKRR; encoded by the coding sequence ATGGCGGACACGGAGCCGGAACCGGCGGATGGGGAGCCGACGGGGCCGGAGCCGCAGGAAGCGGAGCCGACGGATCCCGAACCGACGGGACCGGAACCGACGGACCCGGAGCCGGGGGGACCGGACTCGGCTGAATCGGGCCCGGCGGAATCGGCGCCGGACGGCGACGCGGCGGAACCGCTCACCACGTTCTCCCTGCCCGCCCAGCTGATCATCGCGGTGGCCATCGCGGTCGCCGCCGTCGCCGCCGCGGTCCACCTCTCGGCGGCCTTCCTGAGCGTCTCACCGCCCAACACCCTCACCAAGCGGCACGGCGCGGCGATAGACGACTACGTCTATCCGGAGTTCGAACGGGTCTGGAAGCTCTTCGCCCCCAACCCGCTCCAGCAGAACATCGCCGTGCAGGCCCGCGCCGAGATCCGCACCTCCGCCGGCGGCACCGCGACCACCGGCTGGCGCGACCTCTCGGCCCAGGACGGCGCGGCCATCCACCACAACCCGCTGCCCAGTCACACCCAGCAGAACGAGCTGCGCCGCGGCTGGGAGTTCTACGTCGGCTCGCATGATGTGCGGGAGCGGCCGCAGGGGATGCGCGGCAACCTCTCCGAGCAGTACATCCGCCGGATCGTGATGCTCCGCCTCGGCCGCGAGGAGGACGGCGGCACCGTGGAGCGAATACAGGTGCGCTCCGCGACCACTCCGGTGGCCCCGCCGTCCTGGAGCGACGAGAAGATCGACACCAAGACGGTCTACCGCACGCTGCCGTGGTGGACCGTGACCTCCGATGACCTCCCGGAGGTGAAGCGCCGATGA
- a CDS encoding HTTM domain-containing protein, with translation MTPSARLQTAVARGYTRVTASALGPRQSAVVRIGFSFTWLLFLVREWPHRRELYGPDGPWNWDMAARLIDGNRAFTALMWSDSTVWFEIVYALAIVSSALLLVGWRTRTMSVLFMIGVLSLQNRSIFVGDGGDNLIHLMSMYLVLTRCGQVWSLDARRAARWADREWPPRDTTGIVLWAVTGAALLWAQLFTDARLFLTADGPLPGLGWGTVLWGLWLVQAGWWFVRRYAPGEPRTVSDVLANVAHNGALLVIMAEVCLLYASAGWYKIQGSRWQDGTALYYPLHLDYFSPWPWLADTMASSGTLVMVLTYGTVIVQVAFPFTLLNRRAKNVMLVLLMMEHLGIAVMLGLPFFSLAVIAADSVFLPTNVLRWAEARLGRARDRLAARAVWLPGQRARENDEESPAGTLVR, from the coding sequence ATGACCCCCTCCGCCCGCCTCCAGACCGCCGTGGCGCGTGGCTACACGCGCGTCACCGCGTCCGCGCTCGGCCCCCGGCAGAGCGCCGTCGTGCGCATCGGCTTCTCCTTCACCTGGCTGCTCTTCCTGGTGCGCGAATGGCCCCACCGCCGGGAGCTGTACGGGCCGGACGGCCCGTGGAACTGGGACATGGCCGCCCGGCTGATCGACGGCAACCGTGCCTTCACCGCGCTCATGTGGTCCGACAGCACGGTGTGGTTCGAGATCGTCTACGCCCTCGCCATCGTCTCCAGCGCGCTGCTGCTGGTGGGCTGGCGCACCCGCACCATGTCCGTGCTGTTCATGATCGGGGTGCTGTCGCTGCAAAACCGCAGCATCTTCGTGGGGGACGGCGGCGACAATCTCATCCATCTGATGTCGATGTATCTGGTGCTGACCCGGTGCGGTCAGGTGTGGTCCCTGGACGCGCGCCGGGCGGCCCGGTGGGCGGACCGCGAATGGCCGCCGCGCGACACCACCGGAATCGTGCTGTGGGCCGTCACCGGGGCCGCCCTGCTCTGGGCGCAGTTGTTCACCGACGCCCGGCTGTTCCTGACCGCCGATGGCCCGCTGCCCGGGCTGGGCTGGGGCACCGTCCTGTGGGGGCTGTGGCTCGTCCAGGCCGGTTGGTGGTTCGTCAGGCGTTACGCGCCGGGGGAGCCGCGCACCGTATCGGACGTGCTCGCCAATGTGGCGCACAACGGCGCCCTGTTGGTGATCATGGCCGAGGTGTGTCTGCTGTACGCCTCGGCCGGCTGGTACAAGATCCAGGGTTCGCGCTGGCAGGACGGCACCGCCCTCTACTACCCGCTGCACCTGGACTACTTCTCGCCCTGGCCCTGGCTGGCCGACACCATGGCGTCCAGCGGCACCCTGGTGATGGTGCTGACCTACGGCACGGTCATCGTCCAGGTGGCCTTTCCGTTCACCCTGCTCAACCGGCGGGCCAAGAACGTGATGCTCGTCCTGCTGATGATGGAGCACCTCGGCATCGCCGTGATGCTGGGGCTGCCCTTCTTCTCGCTCGCCGTGATCGCGGCTGACTCGGTCTTCCTGCCGACGAACGTCCTGCGCTGGGCCGAGGCGCGGCTGGGCCGGGCCCGGGACCGGCTGGCGGCGCGCGCCGTATGGCTGCCCGGGCAGCGAGCGCGGGAGAACGACGAGGAATCCCCGGCCGGCACCCTCGTACGCTGA
- a CDS encoding TrmH family RNA methyltransferase — protein MIDDESARAVRHWRATAPDTVLLDGFHALKHALRFGAEVRAAVTSDKAAAVELAEDLADDLTEVIADLLVEVDAGTLRDLVARVHPTRVAALAVRRGRRANLDELSRRPRRAPVVVLDNPRNLGNVGAVVRLAAGFGATGVVTTGDIDPWHPNAVRSGAGLHFATAVERLPDDALPEGPLYALDPEGADIRSLTIPDDALLAFGSERHGISPELRKRATRLVALPMRPQVSSYNLATSVAMALFHWGGPDRPA, from the coding sequence ATGATCGATGACGAGTCCGCGCGGGCCGTACGGCACTGGCGCGCGACGGCCCCCGACACCGTGCTGCTGGACGGCTTCCACGCGCTGAAGCACGCGCTGCGGTTCGGCGCGGAGGTGCGCGCAGCGGTCACCAGCGACAAGGCGGCCGCCGTGGAACTCGCCGAGGACCTGGCCGACGACCTCACCGAGGTGATCGCGGACCTTCTGGTGGAGGTGGACGCCGGGACCCTGCGCGATCTGGTGGCCAGGGTGCATCCCACACGGGTCGCCGCCCTGGCGGTCCGGCGCGGCCGTCGGGCGAATCTGGACGAGCTGTCCCGGCGGCCCCGGCGGGCCCCGGTGGTCGTCCTGGACAACCCCCGCAATCTGGGGAACGTCGGGGCCGTGGTCCGGCTCGCCGCCGGGTTCGGGGCCACGGGCGTGGTCACCACCGGAGATATCGACCCCTGGCATCCGAACGCCGTGCGCTCGGGCGCCGGGCTGCACTTCGCCACCGCGGTGGAGCGGCTGCCGGACGACGCCCTTCCGGAGGGGCCGCTGTACGCGCTGGACCCGGAGGGGGCGGACATCCGGTCCCTGACCATCCCCGATGACGCGCTGCTCGCCTTCGGCTCCGAGCGGCACGGGATCTCCCCGGAGCTGCGGAAGCGGGCCACGAGGCTGGTGGCCCTTCCCATGCGGCCCCAGGTGTCCAGCTACAACCTGGCCACCAGCGTGGCCATGGCCCTCTTCCACTGGGGCGGACCCGACCGCCCGGCTTAG